From a single Pseudomonadota bacterium genomic region:
- a CDS encoding HlyD family type I secretion periplasmic adaptor subunit: protein MGFVAEVEVVTQATGKVVPAGQVKVLRATSSERVAQLAVKDGQSVEEGDLLIQLDDGSLVTRRDQLIAELDMIRSRETALRHMSTIEFADLVSGPTVGADAQRLSGMSSVDRRWLMQRLAAESDGMASSQRQINTLERERRVLKVQLDRAVQVALIMDTRLQRGRLLRAGEAISEFDAQTTEIQSIDASASAQEIEAQLALLATRMHALSQDKQDHFRRFQLDVTESLQLYRERSDDLFARLKQVEHEIGRARIVAPRSGVVDGLQIHAEDVYVNAGDALLTLVPANDQLIVEVMLPSREAGFVRAGQTARIKVDAFPYTRYGSVSADLIYISGDATPLSDQPGLFYKARLALREVSFEINGHPEPIHIGMSASAEIITETRPLLDFFIAPIKVALMEALRER from the coding sequence GTGGGTTTCGTCGCCGAAGTCGAAGTGGTGACCCAGGCGACCGGCAAGGTGGTCCCGGCGGGCCAGGTCAAGGTGTTGCGGGCGACGAGTTCAGAGCGGGTTGCGCAGCTGGCGGTCAAAGATGGCCAATCAGTCGAGGAGGGAGACTTACTGATTCAGTTAGACGATGGCTCATTGGTCACTCGACGGGACCAGCTCATTGCTGAACTCGACATGATTCGCTCGCGCGAGACCGCATTAAGGCACATGTCGACGATCGAGTTCGCCGACTTGGTGTCCGGCCCGACGGTTGGCGCTGACGCGCAACGGCTCAGCGGTATGTCTTCTGTCGACAGACGGTGGCTGATGCAGCGGTTGGCGGCGGAGAGCGATGGCATGGCGTCTTCACAACGGCAGATCAATACCCTTGAGCGAGAGCGGCGGGTACTGAAGGTCCAGCTCGATCGCGCTGTTCAAGTCGCTCTGATCATGGATACTCGGTTGCAGCGCGGCCGTTTGTTGAGAGCTGGGGAGGCAATTTCTGAGTTTGACGCCCAGACCACAGAAATCCAGTCGATAGACGCGAGCGCGTCTGCCCAGGAGATAGAGGCGCAACTGGCCCTGCTCGCCACTCGTATGCACGCACTCAGCCAGGACAAGCAAGACCATTTCCGGCGGTTTCAGTTAGACGTGACGGAGTCATTGCAACTTTACCGTGAAAGATCAGACGACCTCTTCGCTCGCCTGAAGCAGGTCGAGCACGAGATAGGCCGGGCACGGATAGTCGCGCCGCGCTCGGGCGTCGTTGACGGGCTCCAAATTCACGCTGAAGACGTGTATGTCAACGCCGGTGATGCCTTGTTGACGCTCGTGCCCGCGAATGACCAACTCATTGTGGAGGTCATGCTACCCAGTCGTGAAGCCGGTTTCGTGCGCGCCGGGCAGACTGCCCGCATCAAAGTTGACGCTTTTCCCTATACGCGTTATGGCAGCGTATCGGCCGACCTGATCTACATCAGTGGTGATGCTACACCGCTCAGTGATCAGCCCGGTTTGTTTTACAAAGCGCGATTGGCTCTCAGGGAAGTGAGTTTCGAGATAAACGGTCACCCAGAACCGATTCACATTGGCATGAGTGCGAGCGCTGAGATCATCACGGAGACACGTCCACTGTTAGATTTTTTCATTGCGCCAATAAAGGTGGCTCTGATGGAAGCCTTGCGTGAACGCTAA